A window of the Blastopirellula sediminis genome harbors these coding sequences:
- the thiL gene encoding thiamine-phosphate kinase has protein sequence MEPELIQHLRNSLASSPRLRIGLGDDAAILHWHDREDLVVTTDLISDEIDFLLAEVDPRRVGRKALAVNLSDLAAMGAEPIAAVVSLLLPKRPPQGTTLELATKLYEGMLPLCEQFDCVVAGGDTNSWSGPLAISVTAFGSCGAAPPLLRSAAKPGDVLLVTGQLGGSIVGHHFDFTPRVNEARKLAVEGLAHAAMDISDGLLLDLSRMLKESAVSAVVDLPAVPVSPAAAKLAESSGKTPLQHALSDGEDFELLFTASPEAAAKLASEGLLGTSVTVIGTLVAGEGIWADHVGGKRLEPQGFLHQ, from the coding sequence ATGGAACCGGAACTGATTCAGCATCTGCGCAATTCGCTCGCCTCCAGTCCGCGGCTGCGCATCGGCCTGGGAGACGACGCGGCGATCCTGCATTGGCACGATCGAGAAGACCTGGTCGTGACGACCGATTTGATTTCGGACGAGATCGATTTTCTCCTCGCCGAAGTCGACCCGCGTCGCGTCGGCCGCAAGGCGCTGGCGGTGAATTTGAGCGACCTGGCCGCCATGGGCGCCGAGCCGATCGCCGCCGTTGTGTCGCTGCTGCTGCCGAAGCGACCGCCGCAAGGGACAACCCTTGAGTTGGCCACCAAACTGTACGAAGGAATGCTTCCCCTCTGCGAACAGTTTGATTGCGTCGTCGCCGGCGGCGATACCAACAGCTGGAGCGGTCCGCTGGCGATCAGCGTCACCGCGTTTGGTTCGTGCGGCGCAGCGCCTCCCCTGCTCCGCAGCGCGGCGAAACCAGGAGACGTCTTGTTGGTCACCGGTCAGCTTGGCGGCAGCATCGTGGGACATCATTTCGATTTCACGCCGCGGGTGAACGAAGCGCGGAAGTTGGCGGTCGAGGGATTGGCTCACGCGGCTATGGACATCAGCGACGGGCTGTTGCTTGATCTCTCGCGGATGCTGAAAGAAAGCGCCGTCTCGGCGGTCGTCGATCTGCCGGCGGTTCCCGTTTCGCCGGCCGCGGCGAAGTTGGCCGAAAGCTCGGGCAAAACGCCGCTTCAGCATGCCCTGAGCGACGGCGAAGACTTTGAGTTGCTCTTTACGGCGTCTCCGGAGGCGGCTGCCAAGTTGGCGTCGGAAGGGCTGCTCGGGACTTCGGTCACGGTGATCGGAACCCTTGTTGCCGGCGAAGGGATTTGGGCCGATCATGTAGGGGGAAAACGCTTGGAGCCGCAAGGATTTTTGCATCAATGA
- a CDS encoding CHAD domain-containing protein — MRRKADFDERKCGSAGKLTIKKAKWLEGIKPDTLISEVARVALAERLGLVIYYLPLAAKRPDEDVEYVHQLRVSVRRSQAALELFQPLAPLRRSEKLRKRLKKIRRAAGEPRDLDVFIARIAAKKNKGESNGAQRTLKFLRSLRKEAQTQLLEVAEWASQKDLGQKFTRFVPRLRWRDSGQEESLRTIAPLYLDSIVLQFFYQAEQTLAAPDTLHQLRIEAKRLRYAMELMSDAFEPGFRQDLYPYFENVQERLGEINDHATAINKIGAWAKKTDDAVVAEFLQAAIAGEEESYHRGSETFRQWWTPGLISDLKQRFDRYLRVPND; from the coding sequence TTGCGTAGGAAAGCCGACTTCGACGAGCGCAAGTGCGGGAGCGCCGGCAAGTTGACGATCAAGAAAGCGAAATGGCTGGAGGGGATCAAACCCGATACGCTCATCTCTGAGGTTGCGCGCGTCGCACTCGCAGAGCGTCTCGGCCTGGTGATCTATTATCTTCCGCTGGCCGCCAAACGCCCCGACGAAGACGTCGAGTACGTTCATCAACTGCGCGTATCGGTCCGACGCTCGCAAGCGGCGCTCGAGCTGTTTCAGCCGCTCGCGCCGCTGCGCCGCAGCGAAAAACTGCGCAAGCGTCTGAAAAAGATCCGCCGTGCCGCCGGGGAACCGCGTGATCTGGACGTCTTCATCGCCCGGATTGCGGCGAAGAAGAACAAAGGGGAATCGAACGGGGCGCAGCGGACGCTGAAGTTTCTGCGGTCGCTCCGCAAAGAGGCGCAAACGCAGCTGTTGGAAGTCGCCGAGTGGGCGAGCCAAAAAGATCTGGGACAAAAGTTCACGCGGTTCGTTCCTCGTTTGCGCTGGCGCGACTCGGGCCAGGAAGAATCGCTTCGCACGATCGCGCCGCTCTATCTCGACTCGATCGTCCTGCAGTTCTTTTACCAGGCCGAACAAACGCTGGCGGCGCCCGATACGCTGCATCAACTGCGGATCGAAGCGAAGCGGTTGCGGTACGCGATGGAATTGATGTCGGACGCCTTTGAGCCCGGCTTTCGTCAGGACCTTTATCCTTACTTCGAAAACGTCCAGGAACGGCTCGGCGAGATCAACGATCATGCGACCGCCATCAACAAGATCGGCGCCTGGGCGAAAAAGACCGACGACGCCGTCGTCGCCGAATTCTTGCAGGCCGCCATCGCCGGCGAAGAAGAGTCGTATCACCGCGGCAGCGAAACGTTCCGCCAATGGTGGACGCCGGGGCTGATCTCCGACCTGAAACAGCGTTTCGACCGCTATCTCCGCGTTCCCAATGACTAA
- a CDS encoding carboxypeptidase regulatory-like domain-containing protein, translated as MRASTLFLAAAVVVAAIGCGGDANTPPLGEVTGHVTLNGEPLDGATVEFIPENGRPSIGLTDGGGNYSLQFRADTPGAVLGKHSVRITSQRSASGGEGGDEFVAARKETVPVQYNDETTLSVEVKSGSNKLDFPLEGKRSRRASAGA; from the coding sequence ATGCGAGCATCTACTCTATTTCTCGCCGCGGCAGTAGTCGTCGCGGCGATCGGTTGCGGTGGAGACGCCAATACGCCGCCGCTGGGCGAAGTGACCGGCCACGTCACCTTGAACGGTGAGCCGCTGGATGGCGCGACGGTCGAATTCATCCCCGAAAACGGCCGACCTTCGATCGGACTGACCGACGGCGGCGGCAACTATTCGTTGCAGTTCCGCGCCGACACGCCCGGCGCCGTGCTCGGGAAGCACTCGGTCCGCATCACCTCTCAGCGCAGCGCCAGCGGCGGCGAAGGGGGAGATGAGTTTGTCGCCGCTCGCAAGGAAACGGTCCCGGTCCAGTACAACGACGAGACGACGCTCTCGGTCGAAGTAAAGTCAGGATCCAATAAGCTTGACTTCCCGCTGGAAGGGAAACGAAGTCGCCGAGCGTCGGCGGGGGCGTAA
- a CDS encoding PQQ-binding-like beta-propeller repeat protein, with the protein MKTKRRLSCGSIVPSFARLTLALLVLGGFSLSQAAAQTSAEWTQFRGPTGQGIADGHALPTQWDAEKNVTWRKELPGVGWSSPVVADGRIYLTTAVPLGEEKKPDQSLRALCLSADSGDILWDVEVFLEAGETAPKIHSKNSHASPTSILEGEFVYVHFGHMGTACLRKKDGSIVWQTQENSYKPTHGNGGSPVLFGDKLIFGIDGQDKQEVIALDKATGKVAWQTPRNVPDLPKYFTFSTPLLIEVNGQTQLLSQGSGAIMSVDPSSGEEIWRVKYDLGYSIVPRPVFANGLVYVCTGYDRSTLVAIRPDGHGDVTETHVEYIVDRNVPYNPSPVVIGDALYMVSDNGILSCLDCATGDVRWKERIGGNFSTSLLAAGDLIYMMDEAGMTTVVKAGDEYQEVAKNDLKERALASFGIDKNAILLRTEKALYRIENK; encoded by the coding sequence ATGAAAACGAAACGCCGCCTCTCGTGTGGATCGATCGTCCCCTCCTTCGCGCGTCTGACGTTAGCGCTGCTGGTTCTCGGGGGCTTTAGCCTTAGCCAAGCCGCCGCGCAAACGTCGGCGGAATGGACGCAATTCCGGGGGCCGACCGGACAAGGGATCGCCGACGGTCATGCGCTGCCGACCCAGTGGGACGCCGAGAAAAACGTCACCTGGCGGAAAGAGCTGCCCGGCGTCGGTTGGTCTTCGCCGGTGGTGGCCGATGGCCGCATCTACCTGACGACGGCCGTTCCGCTCGGTGAGGAGAAGAAGCCCGATCAATCGCTCCGCGCCCTTTGTCTCAGCGCCGACTCGGGCGACATCCTCTGGGACGTCGAGGTCTTCCTCGAAGCCGGCGAAACCGCGCCGAAGATTCATAGCAAGAACAGCCACGCCAGCCCGACGTCGATTCTGGAAGGGGAATTCGTCTATGTCCACTTTGGGCACATGGGGACCGCCTGCCTGCGGAAGAAGGATGGCTCGATCGTCTGGCAGACGCAGGAGAACTCGTACAAGCCGACGCACGGCAACGGCGGCTCGCCGGTGCTGTTCGGCGATAAGCTGATTTTCGGCATCGACGGGCAAGACAAGCAGGAAGTGATCGCGCTCGACAAGGCGACCGGCAAGGTTGCGTGGCAAACGCCGCGGAATGTGCCAGACCTGCCGAAGTACTTTACCTTCAGCACGCCGCTATTGATCGAAGTGAACGGTCAGACGCAGCTCCTTTCGCAAGGGAGCGGCGCCATCATGTCGGTTGATCCTAGCAGCGGCGAAGAGATCTGGCGCGTTAAGTATGACCTTGGCTACTCGATCGTTCCGCGACCGGTCTTCGCCAACGGCCTGGTTTACGTCTGCACCGGCTACGACCGCTCAACCTTGGTCGCCATTCGTCCGGATGGCCATGGCGACGTGACCGAAACGCATGTCGAGTACATCGTCGATCGCAACGTTCCGTACAATCCTTCGCCGGTCGTGATTGGCGATGCGCTTTACATGGTCTCGGACAACGGGATTCTCTCCTGTCTCGACTGCGCGACCGGCGATGTCCGTTGGAAGGAACGGATCGGCGGCAACTTCTCGACCTCGCTGCTGGCCGCCGGCGATCTGATCTACATGATGGACGAAGCGGGCATGACGACCGTCGTAAAGGCGGGAGACGAATACCAGGAAGTCGCCAAGAACGACCTGAAAGAACGGGCGCTGGCCAGCTTCGGCATCGACAAAAACGCAATCCTGCTGCGAACCGAGAAAGCCCTCTACCGAATCGAGAACAAATAA
- a CDS encoding Ppx/GppA phosphatase family protein, with translation MKKIVDTHSDLRLSPGDKLAAIDIGSNSLRLVVAQVTPGPDYRVLDEERQSTRLARSVSSTGRLDEESIQESLDALRRFKKIASGFDVNFTKTIATCAVREAENGTEFCARASADVGLDIDVISAEQEGQLAFLSVARAFDITDRNIAIADIGGGSTEIILASAGHVDQIFATQLGAVRMTELYGPQTTLFEQPDDYKRMTEEVDRELRKTIKKKPFVPQAMYGTGGTFTTLAAMMMAHKGEVGQPEWGYRITHADVSHMLDTLKKMNMKQRRSVAGLNADRADIIVAGLIIIDRMMARLEVNVLHVHDRGIRDGLIISMIDPTDDARVSEEDSKQEMEFFAKSCGVDMPHTLHVANLAVELYEQLAEPLKLSPADARLIYASAVLQDVGYLINYEKHHKHSYNLILNSQLPGLSRHELELVANVARYHRGSNPKRKHRNFTRLSPEDQERVRALASILRLAGALDRSHSQHVKAVKAETTLTQVKLILTAQGDAEVDVWAARSRAEFFEKVFNLEVVVCVGKPTSTSASAGAPAS, from the coding sequence ATGAAGAAAATCGTCGACACGCACTCCGATCTGCGGCTATCGCCGGGCGATAAGCTCGCGGCGATCGATATTGGCTCGAACAGTTTGCGTCTGGTCGTCGCCCAGGTGACGCCTGGTCCTGACTATCGCGTGCTGGACGAAGAACGCCAATCGACGCGGTTGGCCCGCAGCGTCAGTTCGACCGGTCGCCTGGACGAAGAGTCGATTCAGGAATCGCTCGACGCGCTCCGCCGCTTCAAGAAGATCGCCTCCGGCTTTGATGTGAACTTCACGAAGACGATCGCTACTTGCGCCGTGCGGGAAGCGGAAAATGGCACCGAGTTTTGTGCGCGGGCGTCGGCCGACGTCGGCCTGGACATCGACGTCATCTCGGCCGAGCAAGAAGGGCAGCTCGCCTTCTTGAGCGTCGCGCGGGCGTTCGACATTACCGACCGCAACATCGCCATCGCCGACATCGGCGGCGGCAGCACCGAGATCATCCTGGCTTCGGCCGGGCACGTCGATCAGATCTTCGCGACGCAGTTGGGGGCGGTGCGAATGACTGAGCTCTACGGTCCGCAGACGACGCTGTTCGAGCAGCCGGACGATTACAAGCGGATGACCGAGGAAGTCGATCGGGAGCTGAGAAAGACGATCAAAAAGAAGCCGTTCGTCCCGCAGGCGATGTACGGCACCGGCGGCACCTTTACGACCCTCGCTGCGATGATGATGGCGCACAAGGGAGAGGTCGGTCAGCCGGAATGGGGTTATCGGATCACGCATGCCGACGTCAGTCACATGCTCGATACCCTGAAGAAAATGAACATGAAGCAGCGCCGCAGCGTCGCTGGACTGAACGCCGATCGCGCCGACATCATCGTCGCCGGTTTGATCATCATCGATCGAATGATGGCCCGCTTGGAAGTCAACGTGCTGCACGTCCATGATCGCGGCATCCGTGACGGGCTGATCATCTCGATGATCGACCCGACCGACGACGCGCGGGTCTCGGAAGAAGACTCGAAGCAGGAGATGGAGTTCTTCGCCAAAAGCTGCGGCGTCGACATGCCGCATACGCTGCATGTGGCGAACCTGGCGGTCGAACTGTACGAACAACTGGCCGAACCGCTGAAGCTGTCGCCGGCCGACGCACGGCTGATCTATGCGTCGGCGGTGCTGCAGGACGTCGGCTACCTGATCAACTACGAAAAGCATCACAAGCATAGCTACAACCTGATTCTCAACAGCCAACTGCCGGGGCTGTCGCGGCATGAGCTGGAACTTGTCGCCAACGTCGCGCGGTACCATCGCGGCTCGAACCCGAAACGGAAGCATCGCAACTTCACGCGACTGTCGCCGGAAGACCAGGAGCGCGTTCGCGCACTCGCTTCGATCTTGCGCCTGGCTGGCGCCCTCGATCGAAGCCATAGCCAGCATGTGAAAGCGGTCAAAGCGGAGACGACGCTGACGCAAGTCAAATTGATCCTTACTGCCCAGGGAGACGCCGAGGTTGACGTCTGGGCCGCTCGTAGCCGAGCCGAGTTCTTTGAGAAGGTCTTCAATTTGGAAGTCGTCGTTTGCGTAGGAAAGCCGACTTCGACGAGCGCAAGTGCGGGAGCGCCGGCAAGTTGA
- the tsaE gene encoding tRNA (adenosine(37)-N6)-threonylcarbamoyltransferase complex ATPase subunit type 1 TsaE codes for MNDVDTRQLELTLTSEADTDRLGGLLAELLPDGTTVALLGTLGAGKTRLVKAIASACEIDPQAVISPTFVLVQEYDAKRQLYHMDAYRIKDDDEFLELGPEEYFNSEGITFVEWADRVIGCMPRSYVEIEIFVTGETDRRVVIAAKGKAPAEWLATLASRWQ; via the coding sequence ATGAACGACGTCGATACGCGACAACTGGAACTGACCCTCACCTCGGAAGCCGACACCGATCGGCTCGGCGGTCTGTTGGCCGAACTGCTTCCGGACGGCACGACTGTGGCGCTGCTCGGCACGCTTGGCGCCGGCAAGACGCGGCTGGTGAAAGCGATCGCCTCTGCCTGCGAGATCGATCCCCAAGCGGTGATCAGCCCGACCTTCGTTCTGGTGCAAGAGTACGACGCCAAGCGGCAGCTCTACCACATGGACGCCTACCGCATCAAAGATGACGACGAGTTTCTCGAGCTCGGTCCCGAAGAGTACTTCAACTCCGAGGGGATCACGTTCGTCGAATGGGCCGACCGCGTCATCGGCTGCATGCCGCGCAGCTACGTCGAGATCGAAATCTTCGTAACCGGCGAAACCGACCGCCGCGTCGTAATCGCCGCCAAGGGAAAAGCCCCGGCGGAATGGCTGGCGACGCTAGCCAGCCGGTGGCAGTAA